The Panicum virgatum strain AP13 chromosome 5K, P.virgatum_v5, whole genome shotgun sequence genome has a window encoding:
- the LOC120706359 gene encoding GPI ethanolamine phosphate transferase 3-like isoform X1: MSPPASHRRRSRLLRWPLVFVAILAFHSLAVYLFTRGFLLTRTELDLHSSRDDHPPQGDVSAACTSWPPPAVDRLVIVVLDALRFDFVAPSTFFPEKHPWMDKLQVLQKLAANEKTSARIFKALADPPTTSLQRLKALTTGGLPTFIDVGNSFGAPAIVEDNIMHQLVKNGKRVVMMGDDTWIQLYPEHFNKSFPYPSFNVKDLDTVDNGVIEHLLPSLHNNDWDVLIAHFLGVDHAGHIFGVDSTPMIQKLEQYNKILEGVIDTLRSLSKPGGTHENTLLLVMGDHGQTLNGDHGGGTAEEVETSLFAWSPKTPPDAVLSVLDHSSCNVDQHGEEVCISTMHQLDFAATISALLGIPFPFGSIGRVNPELYALSTGTWVNQTMGTDACTSQNDLEAWMRRYAEVLCVNCWQVKRYIDQYSATSVIGFPSEDLQHITNLYSRAQANWSASLRFTCSSETGSQDKLEEGKRSVLPQQIDAYTDFLKTFAKLARSAWTEFDLWSMGIGLLLMILSVIIQAYTLVKLNTICQPSDQKSASSSIIGKLVFAFALVAIRAASFLSNSYILAEGRVANFLLATSCITSMWHSMVKGKFSIENFVFLFLNIFTRFGIDIGMSKQSPAPAITKDHSVNAICKIFGVSSCNILLEIFPSISLAFVAYIILKFLSHAICQRFLKYFVSCGTMVSYVSIAFHWASETTLFSHAGIVQGFGRSLAPRFVYAIGGLSLAISALYRIFSPSDHLKMNKRITILAAVMICSWSPTILVLLGKQGPFVALICMTGAWCIIKLQQKCRRDSGLSVADPVSVIQWSFLAVCLFYLTGHWCTFDGLRYGAAFIGFDHFHIIRQGLLLSIDTFGVSHILPILSLPFIAMVSYNSTSKDDRLKNVILNNITQVFLMYGLVIAITATMTIICVTIQRRHLMVWGLFAPKYVFDVIGLLLTDLLICLASFYYS, encoded by the exons atgtcgccgccggcgagccaccgcCGACGTTCTCGGCTCCTTCGCTGGCCGCTGGTGTTCGTAGCGATCCTCGCGTTCCACTCGCTGGCCGTCTACCTCTTCACCCGTGGCTTCCTCCTCACCCGCACCGAGCTGGACCTCCACAGCAGCCGCGACGACCACCCGCCGCAGGGCGACGTCTCCGCCGCGTGCACCTCCTGGCCACCGCCCGCCGTCGACCGCCTCGTTATAGTCGTGCTCGACGCGCTCAG GTTCGATTTCGTGGCGCCGAGTACCTTCTTTCCAG aaaagcaCCCATGGATGGACAAGCTGCAGGTCTTGCAGAAGCTAGCTGCCAATGAAAAGACGTCAGCAAGGATCTTCAAAGCACTTGCTGATCCACCAACCACTAGCCTCCAGCGCCTTAAG GCTCTCACCACGGGTGGTCTCCCTACCTTTATCGATGTTGGCAATAGCTTTGGTGCTCCTGCAATAGTAGAAGATAATATAATGCATCAG TTGGTTAAAAATGGGAAGAGAGTAGTTATGATGGGGGATGATACATGGATACAACTGTACCCTGAACACTTCAACAAGTCATTCCCGTACCCTTCCTTTAACGTTAAAGACCTTGACACA GTAGATAATGGTGTAATTGAGCACCTGCTTCCATCTCTTCACAATAATGATTGGGATGTTCTTATTGCACATTTTCTTGGTGTG GACCATGCAGGGCATATATTTGGTGTTGACTCAACCCCAATGATCCAGAAATTGGAGCAATACAATAAGATCCTGGAG GGTGTTATTGACACCTTGAGAAGTCTATCCAAACCTGGTGGCACCCATGAGAATACTTTGCTTTTGGTAATGGGTGATCATGGTCAAACCCTGAATGGTGACCATGGAGGGGGAACCGCTGAAGAG GTTGAGACATCGCTTTTTGCATGGAGTCCAAAGACCCCACCAGATGCAGTCTTGTCTGTTCTTGATCATAGTTCGTGCAATGTTGACCAG CATGGGGAAGAGGTGTGCATCAGCACTATGCATCAG CTTGATTTTGCAGCGACTATATCAGCACTTCTTGGCATACCCTTTCCCTTTGGAAG CATTGGGCGTGTAAACCCAGAGTTGTATGCCTTGAGTACCGGGACATGGGTTAATCAAACGATGGGTACCGATGCTTGTACATCGCAGAATGATCTAGAAGCATGGATGAGGAGATATGCTGAAGTTCTCTGTGTAAATTGTTGGCAG GTaaaaagatacattgatcaataTTCTGCTACTTCTGTTATTGGATTTCCATCAGAAGACCTGCAACATATCACAAACCTGTATTCAAGAGCTCAGGCAAATTGGTCTGCTTCTCTGAGATTTACCTGTTCATCAGAGACGGGCAGTCAAGACAAACTTGAGGAGGGGAAACGTTCAGTTCTGCCGCAGCAAATTGATGCGTACACTGACTTCTTGAAGACTTTTGCAAAGCTAGCTCGCTCTGCTTGGACAGAGTTTGATTTATGGTCGATGGGCATTGGTCTTTTACTTATGATATTGTCAGTTATTATTCAAGCTTATACGCTTGTAAAGCTGAACACCATATGTCAACCTTCAGATCAGAAGAGTGCCAGTTCAAGCATCATTGGCAAACTTGTCTTTGCTTTTGCTTTAGTTGCGATTCGAGCAGCTAGTTTCTTATCAAACAGCTATATAT TGGCAGAAGGTAGAGTTGCAAATTTTCTTTTGGCCACAAGCTGTATCACCAGTATGTGGCACTCAATGGTGAAAGGGAAATTCAGCATAGAA AACttcgtttttctttttctcaatatTTTCACACGGTTTGGAATTGATATTGGGATGTCAAAACAATCGCCTGCCCCAGCAATTACAAAGGATCACTCTGTGAACGCCATTTGTAAAATCTTTGGTGTTAGTTCTTGCAACATCCTCTTGGAGATATTCCCCAGCATATCTCTTGCTTTTGTGGCTTACATTATATTGAAGTTCCTATCCCATGCAATCTGTCAGAGGTTCTTGAAGTACTTTGTTTCGTGTGGAACGATGGTTAGTTATGTATCTATCGCGTTTCATTGGGCTTCAGAGACTACATTGTTTTCTCATGCTGGAATTGTTCAAGGGTTCGGAAGAAGTTTAGCTCCTCGCTTTGTTTATGCTATTGGAGGTCTATCACTAGCTATTTCTGCACTTTATCGGATATTTAGCCCAAGTGATCATTTGAAGATGAACAAAAGGATAACTATTTTAGCAGCTGTCATGATATGTTCTTGGAGTCCAACCATCTTGGTCCTGTTGGGAAAGCAAGGCCCATTTGTAGCATTAATATGCATGACAGGAG CTTGGTGTATCATAAAGTTACAACAGAAATGTCGGAGAGACTCGGGACTTTCTGTTGCTGACCCTGTTTCAGTGATTCAGTGGAGCTTTCTTGCAGTTTGTTTATTTTATCTAACAGGTCACTG GTGTACATTTGATGGCCTCCGATATGGTGCAGCTTTCATTGG TTTTGACCATTTCCATATCATTCGACAAGGTCTTCTACTTTCTATTGACACCTTTGGTGTTTCTCATATCCTGCCAATTCTAAGCCTTCCATTTATTGCCATGGTGTCGTACAATAGCACATCCAAGGACGACAGGCTGAAGAATGTCATTCTCAATAATATAACTCAG GTGTTTTTGATGTATGGTCTTGTTATAGCAATCACTGCTACAATGACAATCATATGCGTTACTATTCAAAGGCGGCACTTAATG GTTTGGGGTTTGTTTGCACCAAAATACGTATTTGATGTGATTGGACTTCTTCTGACAGACTTGTTAATCTGTTTGGCATCTTTCTACTACAGCTGA
- the LOC120706359 gene encoding GPI ethanolamine phosphate transferase 3-like isoform X3, giving the protein MSPPASHRRRSRLLRWPLVFVAILAFHSLAVYLFTRGFLLTRTELDLHSSRDDHPPQGDVSAACTSWPPPAVDRLVIVVLDALRFDFVAPSTFFPEKHPWMDKLQVLQKLAANEKTSARIFKALADPPTTSLQRLKALTTGGLPTFIDVGNSFGAPAIVEDNIMHQLVKNGKRVVMMGDDTWIQLYPEHFNKSFPYPSFNVKDLDTVDNGVIEHLLPSLHNNDWDVLIAHFLGVDHAGHIFGVDSTPMIQKLEQYNKILEGVIDTLRSLSKPGGTHENTLLLVMGDHGQTLNGDHGGGTAEEVETSLFAWSPKTPPDAVLSVLDHSSCNVDQHGEEVCISTMHQLDFAATISALLGIPFPFGSIGRVNPELYALSTGTWVNQTMGTDACTSQNDLEAWMRRYAEVLCVNCWQVKRYIDQYSATSVIGFPSEDLQHITNLYSRAQANWSASLRFTCSSETGSQDKLEEGKRSVLPQQIDAYTDFLKTFAKLARSAWTEFDLWSMGIGLLLMILSVIIQAYTLVKLNTICQPSDQKSASSSIIGKLVFAFALVAIRAASFLSNSYILAEGRVANFLLATSCITSMWHSMVKGKFSIENFVFLFLNIFTRFGIDIGMSKQSPAPAITKDHSVNAICKIFGVSSCNILLEIFPSISLAFVAYIILKFLSHAICQRFLKYFVSCGTMVSYVSIAFHWASETTLFSHAGIVQGFGRSLAPRFVYAIGGLSLAISALYRIFSPSDHLKMNKRITILAAVMICSWSPTILVLLGKQGPFVALICMTGAWCIIKLQQKCRRDSGLSVADPVSVIQWSFLAVCLFYLTGHWCTFDGLRYGAAFIGFDHFHIIRQGLLLSIDTFGVSHILPILSLPFIAMVSYNSTSKDDRLKNVILNNITQQSLLQ; this is encoded by the exons atgtcgccgccggcgagccaccgcCGACGTTCTCGGCTCCTTCGCTGGCCGCTGGTGTTCGTAGCGATCCTCGCGTTCCACTCGCTGGCCGTCTACCTCTTCACCCGTGGCTTCCTCCTCACCCGCACCGAGCTGGACCTCCACAGCAGCCGCGACGACCACCCGCCGCAGGGCGACGTCTCCGCCGCGTGCACCTCCTGGCCACCGCCCGCCGTCGACCGCCTCGTTATAGTCGTGCTCGACGCGCTCAG GTTCGATTTCGTGGCGCCGAGTACCTTCTTTCCAG aaaagcaCCCATGGATGGACAAGCTGCAGGTCTTGCAGAAGCTAGCTGCCAATGAAAAGACGTCAGCAAGGATCTTCAAAGCACTTGCTGATCCACCAACCACTAGCCTCCAGCGCCTTAAG GCTCTCACCACGGGTGGTCTCCCTACCTTTATCGATGTTGGCAATAGCTTTGGTGCTCCTGCAATAGTAGAAGATAATATAATGCATCAG TTGGTTAAAAATGGGAAGAGAGTAGTTATGATGGGGGATGATACATGGATACAACTGTACCCTGAACACTTCAACAAGTCATTCCCGTACCCTTCCTTTAACGTTAAAGACCTTGACACA GTAGATAATGGTGTAATTGAGCACCTGCTTCCATCTCTTCACAATAATGATTGGGATGTTCTTATTGCACATTTTCTTGGTGTG GACCATGCAGGGCATATATTTGGTGTTGACTCAACCCCAATGATCCAGAAATTGGAGCAATACAATAAGATCCTGGAG GGTGTTATTGACACCTTGAGAAGTCTATCCAAACCTGGTGGCACCCATGAGAATACTTTGCTTTTGGTAATGGGTGATCATGGTCAAACCCTGAATGGTGACCATGGAGGGGGAACCGCTGAAGAG GTTGAGACATCGCTTTTTGCATGGAGTCCAAAGACCCCACCAGATGCAGTCTTGTCTGTTCTTGATCATAGTTCGTGCAATGTTGACCAG CATGGGGAAGAGGTGTGCATCAGCACTATGCATCAG CTTGATTTTGCAGCGACTATATCAGCACTTCTTGGCATACCCTTTCCCTTTGGAAG CATTGGGCGTGTAAACCCAGAGTTGTATGCCTTGAGTACCGGGACATGGGTTAATCAAACGATGGGTACCGATGCTTGTACATCGCAGAATGATCTAGAAGCATGGATGAGGAGATATGCTGAAGTTCTCTGTGTAAATTGTTGGCAG GTaaaaagatacattgatcaataTTCTGCTACTTCTGTTATTGGATTTCCATCAGAAGACCTGCAACATATCACAAACCTGTATTCAAGAGCTCAGGCAAATTGGTCTGCTTCTCTGAGATTTACCTGTTCATCAGAGACGGGCAGTCAAGACAAACTTGAGGAGGGGAAACGTTCAGTTCTGCCGCAGCAAATTGATGCGTACACTGACTTCTTGAAGACTTTTGCAAAGCTAGCTCGCTCTGCTTGGACAGAGTTTGATTTATGGTCGATGGGCATTGGTCTTTTACTTATGATATTGTCAGTTATTATTCAAGCTTATACGCTTGTAAAGCTGAACACCATATGTCAACCTTCAGATCAGAAGAGTGCCAGTTCAAGCATCATTGGCAAACTTGTCTTTGCTTTTGCTTTAGTTGCGATTCGAGCAGCTAGTTTCTTATCAAACAGCTATATAT TGGCAGAAGGTAGAGTTGCAAATTTTCTTTTGGCCACAAGCTGTATCACCAGTATGTGGCACTCAATGGTGAAAGGGAAATTCAGCATAGAA AACttcgtttttctttttctcaatatTTTCACACGGTTTGGAATTGATATTGGGATGTCAAAACAATCGCCTGCCCCAGCAATTACAAAGGATCACTCTGTGAACGCCATTTGTAAAATCTTTGGTGTTAGTTCTTGCAACATCCTCTTGGAGATATTCCCCAGCATATCTCTTGCTTTTGTGGCTTACATTATATTGAAGTTCCTATCCCATGCAATCTGTCAGAGGTTCTTGAAGTACTTTGTTTCGTGTGGAACGATGGTTAGTTATGTATCTATCGCGTTTCATTGGGCTTCAGAGACTACATTGTTTTCTCATGCTGGAATTGTTCAAGGGTTCGGAAGAAGTTTAGCTCCTCGCTTTGTTTATGCTATTGGAGGTCTATCACTAGCTATTTCTGCACTTTATCGGATATTTAGCCCAAGTGATCATTTGAAGATGAACAAAAGGATAACTATTTTAGCAGCTGTCATGATATGTTCTTGGAGTCCAACCATCTTGGTCCTGTTGGGAAAGCAAGGCCCATTTGTAGCATTAATATGCATGACAGGAG CTTGGTGTATCATAAAGTTACAACAGAAATGTCGGAGAGACTCGGGACTTTCTGTTGCTGACCCTGTTTCAGTGATTCAGTGGAGCTTTCTTGCAGTTTGTTTATTTTATCTAACAGGTCACTG GTGTACATTTGATGGCCTCCGATATGGTGCAGCTTTCATTGG TTTTGACCATTTCCATATCATTCGACAAGGTCTTCTACTTTCTATTGACACCTTTGGTGTTTCTCATATCCTGCCAATTCTAAGCCTTCCATTTATTGCCATGGTGTCGTACAATAGCACATCCAAGGACGACAGGCTGAAGAATGTCATTCTCAATAATATAACTCAG CAATCACTGCTACAATGA
- the LOC120706359 gene encoding GPI ethanolamine phosphate transferase 3-like isoform X4, producing the protein MSPPASHRRRSRLLRWPLVFVAILAFHSLAVYLFTRGFLLTRTELDLHSSRDDHPPQGDVSAACTSWPPPAVDRLVIVVLDALRFDFVAPSTFFPEKHPWMDKLQVLQKLAANEKTSARIFKALADPPTTSLQRLKALTTGGLPTFIDVGNSFGAPAIVEDNIMHQLVKNGKRVVMMGDDTWIQLYPEHFNKSFPYPSFNVKDLDTVDNGVIEHLLPSLHNNDWDVLIAHFLGVDHAGHIFGVDSTPMIQKLEQYNKILEGVIDTLRSLSKPGGTHENTLLLVMGDHGQTLNGDHGGGTAEEVETSLFAWSPKTPPDAVLSVLDHSSCNVDQHGEEVCISTMHQLDFAATISALLGIPFPFGSIGRVNPELYALSTGTWVNQTMGTDACTSQNDLEAWMRRYAEVLCVNCWQVKRYIDQYSATSVIGFPSEDLQHITNLYSRAQANWSASLRFTCSSETGSQDKLEEGKRSVLPQQIDAYTDFLKTFAKLARSAWTEFDLWSMGIGLLLMILSVIIQAYTLVKLNTICQPSDQKSASSSIIGKLVFAFALVAIRAASFLSNSYILAEGRVANFLLATSCITSMWHSMVKGKFSIENFVFLFLNIFTRFGIDIGMSKQSPAPAITKDHSVNAICKIFGVSSCNILLEIFPSISLAFVAYIILKFLSHAICQRFLKYFVSCGTMVSYVSIAFHWASETTLFSHAGIVQGFGRSLAPRFVYAIGGLSLAISALYRIFSPSDHLKMNKRITILAAVMICSWSPTILVLLGKQGPFVALICMTGAWCIIKLQQKCRRDSGLSVADPVSVIQWSFLAVCLFYLTGHWCTFDGLRYGAAFIGFDHFHIIRQAHPRTTG; encoded by the exons atgtcgccgccggcgagccaccgcCGACGTTCTCGGCTCCTTCGCTGGCCGCTGGTGTTCGTAGCGATCCTCGCGTTCCACTCGCTGGCCGTCTACCTCTTCACCCGTGGCTTCCTCCTCACCCGCACCGAGCTGGACCTCCACAGCAGCCGCGACGACCACCCGCCGCAGGGCGACGTCTCCGCCGCGTGCACCTCCTGGCCACCGCCCGCCGTCGACCGCCTCGTTATAGTCGTGCTCGACGCGCTCAG GTTCGATTTCGTGGCGCCGAGTACCTTCTTTCCAG aaaagcaCCCATGGATGGACAAGCTGCAGGTCTTGCAGAAGCTAGCTGCCAATGAAAAGACGTCAGCAAGGATCTTCAAAGCACTTGCTGATCCACCAACCACTAGCCTCCAGCGCCTTAAG GCTCTCACCACGGGTGGTCTCCCTACCTTTATCGATGTTGGCAATAGCTTTGGTGCTCCTGCAATAGTAGAAGATAATATAATGCATCAG TTGGTTAAAAATGGGAAGAGAGTAGTTATGATGGGGGATGATACATGGATACAACTGTACCCTGAACACTTCAACAAGTCATTCCCGTACCCTTCCTTTAACGTTAAAGACCTTGACACA GTAGATAATGGTGTAATTGAGCACCTGCTTCCATCTCTTCACAATAATGATTGGGATGTTCTTATTGCACATTTTCTTGGTGTG GACCATGCAGGGCATATATTTGGTGTTGACTCAACCCCAATGATCCAGAAATTGGAGCAATACAATAAGATCCTGGAG GGTGTTATTGACACCTTGAGAAGTCTATCCAAACCTGGTGGCACCCATGAGAATACTTTGCTTTTGGTAATGGGTGATCATGGTCAAACCCTGAATGGTGACCATGGAGGGGGAACCGCTGAAGAG GTTGAGACATCGCTTTTTGCATGGAGTCCAAAGACCCCACCAGATGCAGTCTTGTCTGTTCTTGATCATAGTTCGTGCAATGTTGACCAG CATGGGGAAGAGGTGTGCATCAGCACTATGCATCAG CTTGATTTTGCAGCGACTATATCAGCACTTCTTGGCATACCCTTTCCCTTTGGAAG CATTGGGCGTGTAAACCCAGAGTTGTATGCCTTGAGTACCGGGACATGGGTTAATCAAACGATGGGTACCGATGCTTGTACATCGCAGAATGATCTAGAAGCATGGATGAGGAGATATGCTGAAGTTCTCTGTGTAAATTGTTGGCAG GTaaaaagatacattgatcaataTTCTGCTACTTCTGTTATTGGATTTCCATCAGAAGACCTGCAACATATCACAAACCTGTATTCAAGAGCTCAGGCAAATTGGTCTGCTTCTCTGAGATTTACCTGTTCATCAGAGACGGGCAGTCAAGACAAACTTGAGGAGGGGAAACGTTCAGTTCTGCCGCAGCAAATTGATGCGTACACTGACTTCTTGAAGACTTTTGCAAAGCTAGCTCGCTCTGCTTGGACAGAGTTTGATTTATGGTCGATGGGCATTGGTCTTTTACTTATGATATTGTCAGTTATTATTCAAGCTTATACGCTTGTAAAGCTGAACACCATATGTCAACCTTCAGATCAGAAGAGTGCCAGTTCAAGCATCATTGGCAAACTTGTCTTTGCTTTTGCTTTAGTTGCGATTCGAGCAGCTAGTTTCTTATCAAACAGCTATATAT TGGCAGAAGGTAGAGTTGCAAATTTTCTTTTGGCCACAAGCTGTATCACCAGTATGTGGCACTCAATGGTGAAAGGGAAATTCAGCATAGAA AACttcgtttttctttttctcaatatTTTCACACGGTTTGGAATTGATATTGGGATGTCAAAACAATCGCCTGCCCCAGCAATTACAAAGGATCACTCTGTGAACGCCATTTGTAAAATCTTTGGTGTTAGTTCTTGCAACATCCTCTTGGAGATATTCCCCAGCATATCTCTTGCTTTTGTGGCTTACATTATATTGAAGTTCCTATCCCATGCAATCTGTCAGAGGTTCTTGAAGTACTTTGTTTCGTGTGGAACGATGGTTAGTTATGTATCTATCGCGTTTCATTGGGCTTCAGAGACTACATTGTTTTCTCATGCTGGAATTGTTCAAGGGTTCGGAAGAAGTTTAGCTCCTCGCTTTGTTTATGCTATTGGAGGTCTATCACTAGCTATTTCTGCACTTTATCGGATATTTAGCCCAAGTGATCATTTGAAGATGAACAAAAGGATAACTATTTTAGCAGCTGTCATGATATGTTCTTGGAGTCCAACCATCTTGGTCCTGTTGGGAAAGCAAGGCCCATTTGTAGCATTAATATGCATGACAGGAG CTTGGTGTATCATAAAGTTACAACAGAAATGTCGGAGAGACTCGGGACTTTCTGTTGCTGACCCTGTTTCAGTGATTCAGTGGAGCTTTCTTGCAGTTTGTTTATTTTATCTAACAGGTCACTG GTGTACATTTGATGGCCTCCGATATGGTGCAGCTTTCATTGG TTTTGACCATTTCCATATCATTCGACAAG CACATCCAAGGACGACAGGCTGA
- the LOC120706359 gene encoding GPI ethanolamine phosphate transferase 3-like isoform X2 produces the protein MSPPASHRRRSRLLRWPLVFVAILAFHSLAVYLFTRGFLLTRTELDLHSSRDDHPPQGDVSAACTSWPPPAVDRLVIVVLDALRFDFVAPSTFFPEKHPWMDKLQVLQKLAANEKTSARIFKALADPPTTSLQRLKALTTGGLPTFIDVGNSFGAPAIVEDNIMHQLVKNGKRVVMMGDDTWIQLYPEHFNKSFPYPSFNVKDLDTVDNGVIEHLLPSLHNNDWDVLIAHFLGVDHAGHIFGVDSTPMIQKLEQYNKILEGVIDTLRSLSKPGGTHENTLLLVMGDHGQTLNGDHGGGTAEEVETSLFAWSPKTPPDAVLSVLDHSSCNVDQHGEEVCISTMHQLDFAATISALLGIPFPFGSIGRVNPELYALSTGTWVNQTMGTDACTSQNDLEAWMRRYAEVLCVNCWQVKRYIDQYSATSVIGFPSEDLQHITNLYSRAQANWSASLRFTCSSETGSQDKLEEGKRSVLPQQIDAYTDFLKTFAKLARSAWTEFDLWSMGIGLLLMILSVIIQAYTLVKLNTICQPSDQKSASSSIIGKLVFAFALVAIRAASFLSNSYILAEGRVANFLLATSCITSMWHSMVKGKFSIENFVFLFLNIFTRFGIDIGMSKQSPAPAITKDHSVNAICKIFGVSSCNILLEIFPSISLAFVAYIILKFLSHAICQRFLKYFVSCGTMVSYVSIAFHWASETTLFSHAGIVQGFGRSLAPRFVYAIGGLSLAISALYRIFSPSDHLKMNKRITILAAVMICSWSPTILVLLGKQGPFVALICMTGAWCIIKLQQKCRRDSGLSVADPVSVIQWSFLAVCLFYLTGHWCTFDGLRYGAAFIGFDHFHIIRQGLLLSIDTFGVSHILPILSLPFIAMVSYNSTSKDDRLKNVILNNITQVWGLFAPKYVFDVIGLLLTDLLICLASFYYS, from the exons atgtcgccgccggcgagccaccgcCGACGTTCTCGGCTCCTTCGCTGGCCGCTGGTGTTCGTAGCGATCCTCGCGTTCCACTCGCTGGCCGTCTACCTCTTCACCCGTGGCTTCCTCCTCACCCGCACCGAGCTGGACCTCCACAGCAGCCGCGACGACCACCCGCCGCAGGGCGACGTCTCCGCCGCGTGCACCTCCTGGCCACCGCCCGCCGTCGACCGCCTCGTTATAGTCGTGCTCGACGCGCTCAG GTTCGATTTCGTGGCGCCGAGTACCTTCTTTCCAG aaaagcaCCCATGGATGGACAAGCTGCAGGTCTTGCAGAAGCTAGCTGCCAATGAAAAGACGTCAGCAAGGATCTTCAAAGCACTTGCTGATCCACCAACCACTAGCCTCCAGCGCCTTAAG GCTCTCACCACGGGTGGTCTCCCTACCTTTATCGATGTTGGCAATAGCTTTGGTGCTCCTGCAATAGTAGAAGATAATATAATGCATCAG TTGGTTAAAAATGGGAAGAGAGTAGTTATGATGGGGGATGATACATGGATACAACTGTACCCTGAACACTTCAACAAGTCATTCCCGTACCCTTCCTTTAACGTTAAAGACCTTGACACA GTAGATAATGGTGTAATTGAGCACCTGCTTCCATCTCTTCACAATAATGATTGGGATGTTCTTATTGCACATTTTCTTGGTGTG GACCATGCAGGGCATATATTTGGTGTTGACTCAACCCCAATGATCCAGAAATTGGAGCAATACAATAAGATCCTGGAG GGTGTTATTGACACCTTGAGAAGTCTATCCAAACCTGGTGGCACCCATGAGAATACTTTGCTTTTGGTAATGGGTGATCATGGTCAAACCCTGAATGGTGACCATGGAGGGGGAACCGCTGAAGAG GTTGAGACATCGCTTTTTGCATGGAGTCCAAAGACCCCACCAGATGCAGTCTTGTCTGTTCTTGATCATAGTTCGTGCAATGTTGACCAG CATGGGGAAGAGGTGTGCATCAGCACTATGCATCAG CTTGATTTTGCAGCGACTATATCAGCACTTCTTGGCATACCCTTTCCCTTTGGAAG CATTGGGCGTGTAAACCCAGAGTTGTATGCCTTGAGTACCGGGACATGGGTTAATCAAACGATGGGTACCGATGCTTGTACATCGCAGAATGATCTAGAAGCATGGATGAGGAGATATGCTGAAGTTCTCTGTGTAAATTGTTGGCAG GTaaaaagatacattgatcaataTTCTGCTACTTCTGTTATTGGATTTCCATCAGAAGACCTGCAACATATCACAAACCTGTATTCAAGAGCTCAGGCAAATTGGTCTGCTTCTCTGAGATTTACCTGTTCATCAGAGACGGGCAGTCAAGACAAACTTGAGGAGGGGAAACGTTCAGTTCTGCCGCAGCAAATTGATGCGTACACTGACTTCTTGAAGACTTTTGCAAAGCTAGCTCGCTCTGCTTGGACAGAGTTTGATTTATGGTCGATGGGCATTGGTCTTTTACTTATGATATTGTCAGTTATTATTCAAGCTTATACGCTTGTAAAGCTGAACACCATATGTCAACCTTCAGATCAGAAGAGTGCCAGTTCAAGCATCATTGGCAAACTTGTCTTTGCTTTTGCTTTAGTTGCGATTCGAGCAGCTAGTTTCTTATCAAACAGCTATATAT TGGCAGAAGGTAGAGTTGCAAATTTTCTTTTGGCCACAAGCTGTATCACCAGTATGTGGCACTCAATGGTGAAAGGGAAATTCAGCATAGAA AACttcgtttttctttttctcaatatTTTCACACGGTTTGGAATTGATATTGGGATGTCAAAACAATCGCCTGCCCCAGCAATTACAAAGGATCACTCTGTGAACGCCATTTGTAAAATCTTTGGTGTTAGTTCTTGCAACATCCTCTTGGAGATATTCCCCAGCATATCTCTTGCTTTTGTGGCTTACATTATATTGAAGTTCCTATCCCATGCAATCTGTCAGAGGTTCTTGAAGTACTTTGTTTCGTGTGGAACGATGGTTAGTTATGTATCTATCGCGTTTCATTGGGCTTCAGAGACTACATTGTTTTCTCATGCTGGAATTGTTCAAGGGTTCGGAAGAAGTTTAGCTCCTCGCTTTGTTTATGCTATTGGAGGTCTATCACTAGCTATTTCTGCACTTTATCGGATATTTAGCCCAAGTGATCATTTGAAGATGAACAAAAGGATAACTATTTTAGCAGCTGTCATGATATGTTCTTGGAGTCCAACCATCTTGGTCCTGTTGGGAAAGCAAGGCCCATTTGTAGCATTAATATGCATGACAGGAG CTTGGTGTATCATAAAGTTACAACAGAAATGTCGGAGAGACTCGGGACTTTCTGTTGCTGACCCTGTTTCAGTGATTCAGTGGAGCTTTCTTGCAGTTTGTTTATTTTATCTAACAGGTCACTG GTGTACATTTGATGGCCTCCGATATGGTGCAGCTTTCATTGG TTTTGACCATTTCCATATCATTCGACAAGGTCTTCTACTTTCTATTGACACCTTTGGTGTTTCTCATATCCTGCCAATTCTAAGCCTTCCATTTATTGCCATGGTGTCGTACAATAGCACATCCAAGGACGACAGGCTGAAGAATGTCATTCTCAATAATATAACTCAG GTTTGGGGTTTGTTTGCACCAAAATACGTATTTGATGTGATTGGACTTCTTCTGACAGACTTGTTAATCTGTTTGGCATCTTTCTACTACAGCTGA